Proteins found in one Oncorhynchus mykiss isolate Arlee chromosome 3, USDA_OmykA_1.1, whole genome shotgun sequence genomic segment:
- the LOC110520253 gene encoding gamma-crystallin M3-like, translating to MMGKIIFYEDKNFQGRSYETSQDCPDMSSHLSRCHSCRVESGCFMVYDRPNFMGNQYFMRRGEYSDYQRMMGMNDCIRSSRMIPMHRGNFRMRIYERENFGGQMHEMMDDCDSIQERYRMSDCQSCNVMDGHWLMYEQPHYKGRQMYMRPGEYRSFRDLGMGMGGMSGGMRFMSMRRIMDNMTM from the exons ATGATGGGCAAG ATCATCTTCTACGAGGACAAGAACTTCCAGGGTCGTTCCTATGAGACCAGCCAGGACTGCCCTGACATGTCCTCCCACCTGAGCAGGTGCCACTCCTGCAGGGTTGAGAGTGGCTGCTTCATGGTCTACGACCGCCCCAACTTCATGGGAAACCAGTACTTCATGAGGAGGGGAGAGTACTCAGACTACCAGCGTATGATGGGAATGAACGACTGCATCAGGTCCAGCCGCATGATCCCCATG CACCGCGGAAACTTCAGGATGAGGATCTACGAGAGGGAGAACTTCGGAGGTCAGATGCACGAGATGATGGACGACTGTGACTCCATCCAGGAGCGTTACCGCATGTCCGACTGCCAGTCCTGCAACGTGATGGATGGCCACTGGCTGATGTACGAGCAGCCCCATTACAAAGGCAGGCAGATGTACATGAGGCCTGGAGAGTACAGGAGCTTCAGGGATTTGGGCATGGGAATGGGAGGCATGAGCGGTGGCATGAGGTTCATGAGCATGAGGCGTATCATGGACAACATGACTATGTAA
- the LOC110520254 gene encoding gamma-crystallin M3-like has translation MMGKIIFYEDKNFQGGSYETSSDCPELTSYLSRCHSCRVESGNFMVYDRPNFMGNQYFMRRGEYSDYMSMMGMNECIRSCRMIPVHCGNFRMRIYERENFGGQMHEMMDDCDSIQERFRMSDCQSCNVMDGHWLMYEQPHYKGRQMYMRPGEYRSFRDMGMGMGGMSGGMRFMSMRRIMDNMSMM, from the exons atgatgGGCAAG ATCATCTTCTACGAGGACAAGAACTTCCAGGGTGGTTCCTATGAGACCAGCTCCGATTGCCCTGAGCTGACCTCCTACCTAAGCAGGTGCCACTCCTGCAGAGTGGAGAGCGGCAACTTCATGGTGTACGATCGCCCCAACTTCATGGGAAACCAGTACTTCATGAGAAGGGGAGAGTACTCCGACTACATGAGCATGATGGGAATGAACGAGTGCATCAGGTCCTGCCGCATGATCCCCGTG CACTGTGGAAACTTTAGGATGAGGATCTACGAGAGGGAGAACTTCGGAGGTCAGATGCACGAGATGATGGACGACTGTGACTCCATCCAGGAGCGTTTCCGCATGTCTGACTGCCAGTCCTGCAACGTGATGGACGGCCACTGGCTGATGTACGAGCAGCCCCATTACAAAGGCAGGCAGATGTACATGAGGCCTGGAGAGTACAGGAGCTTCAGGGATATGGGCATGGGAATGGGAGGCATGAGCGGTGGCATGAGGTTCATGAGCATGAGACGTATCATGGACAACATGTCCATGATGTAA